Within Psychrobacter sp. AH5, the genomic segment CGTGGTGTTCACCCCTTTTGCAAGGGCAGTATCTTCATGACAGGCTTGCTTAATCCCTTTTTTAGCCAGTTTTTGAATATAGGGCAAGGTGACATTTGATAAAGCCATCGTTGCAGTTCGTGGCACTGCCCCTGGAATATTAGCTACCGCGTAATGGACGATGCCGTGCTTAATATAAGTGGGATCATCATGAGTGGTAATGCGATCAGTAGTCTCAAACACGCCGCCTTGATCGATTGCGATATCGATAATCACCCCGCCATCATCCATCGCCTCTATCATCTCCTCAGTGACTAGCTTTGGGGTGGCCGCACCTGGTATGAGTACCGCGCCTATTACTAAGTCACTAGCCTCAACGCTATTGGCAATATTGACCTTGTTCGAGATTAGAGTCTGTACGTTATTGCCAAACATCTCTGATAGCTCTTTGAGTCGTTTGGGATCTAAATCCAAAATAGTCACATCCGCTCGCAGGCCAATAGCAATTTTGGCCGCTTCTGTACCCGACACACCGCCGCCTATGATCGTGACACGGCCCTTTTGCACCCCCGGTACGCCGCCAAGCAATATCCCTTTACCGCCATAAAACTTCTGCAAAAACTGCGCGCCTATTTGCGTACTCATGCGGCCAGCAATCTCACTCATCGGCGTCAGTAGCGGTAAGGACTTATCGGCTAATTGCACCGTCTCATAGCCTATGGCGGTAACTTTATTATCGACTAAGACTTTAGCCAGATCCGGCTCATTAGCTAGGTGCAAATAGGTAAATAGCATTAAATCTTCGGTTAAGTATTTATACTCTTGCTGCTGAGGCTCTTTGACTTTTATAACCAATTCGGCGTCCCACGCTTTATCTGCACTATTAACGATGGTTGCGCCGGCTTCTTCATAGTCCTCATCGGTGAACTGCGAACCCATGCCCGCATCGCATTCGACATAGACCTTATGACCGTCCTCAACTAGCACTGTGACAGCGTTTGGTGGCAGGCCAACGCGATTTTCATTATTTTTAATCTCTTTAGGGATACCTATTTTCATAATTATTCCTTTACTTATGAGTGATGGGCTGAAGGTTAGATTTTAAATTATTAAGTACTTTATTATCTGATACCCTACTCTCAGCATAATCGCTTTATACCGAGAATCAAGCCTTATTCAGTACACTTATGCTGTTGTTATTTTAGTGCTCATAACCAAAAATCCTCATAATAGCTGGTGCTGTTATGAGGATAATAAGTAATAACTAATGTCAGATCGCTTACGACATAAAGCGCTGCGCGGCTGGCATTTTTTTCATTAGGATCCAATAAATAGCGCCGGCTGGGATTAAGCTTGCGTACCAAGACACGCTAGTGAATATAAGAGCAACTACAATACCAACGACCATTGCGATAACTGCTGCCATATTAACACCCTTGTACGGGCCATTTGGGTCGTATAATTTATCAATATCCAGAGTTTGCTTACGCAAGATGTAGTAATCGACCACTAAAATGGCAAATAACGGCCCTAAGAAAGCTGAATAAGTTTGGATAAATAAGTTCAAGCCCGCTGCAGACTCATCTTTTACGAGCTCCCAAGGGAAAGTACAAAAGGCCAGTAGACCGACAATGACCGCTGCTGTTTTAAACTTAATTTTGAAGATATCCATCAACGCATAAGCTGGTGGCACTACATTGTTCAAAATGTTAGTCGTAACCTGAGCAAAAGCGATAAATAGCATGGTGATTATTAATAGAGGCTTATTATCGACCGCGCTTGAGAATACTTTGATAGGGTCAACCTCACCAGTAGCACTAGTTACCATTAGGCCAATCAAACCCATAAATAAAGTAGCGGGCAAAATTGAGTTGGCATAGATGGCAACTTGACGAAAAAGCCCAACCTCTTTTTTTAATTCGCGTGAATAATCAGAGACGTTCAGCATCATGGTGCTGTAGACTCCCAAAAATAGCATCGTTGCACCCCAAAATGGCGTGCCCCAAGTCCCTTCAACGTTAACAAGATTGGTCGAGATGGTATCGCCGTATTTATTAATGACGCTGTAAAACATATAAGCAAGCGAGCCGATAATAAAAATAGAGCCTATATTCTCAAGCCATTTTATGCCGTGAAAACCAAGGACAGATAGGCCAATCTGCAAGAATTGAAAACCGATAAAAAAGACGACAAGGTTATTGTAACCAAACAAGGCATCCGATACTAAGTTTAGCGCCCCAGCGCCAATCCAGCTTTGAAAGCCAAACCATACGACAGCTGGTACTGAGCGCACTAATGCTGGAATACGGTTCCCTGAAAAACCAAATGAAGAGCGGCATTGAACCATAAATGGAATACCATACTTGTGACCTGCCCTCCCGTTGAGCATCAATGCAGCGCCGATAACCGTACAGCCAATGGTAATAGCTACCACGACTTGTAATAAATTTAGGGTACCAACAAGGCCTGATCCAACCGTAAAGGTACCAATAGAGACACAACCCCCCAACCAAGCAAACAGATAAGACCAAGGATCCATAATTCGAGTGGTTTGCGGCGCAAGGCTTTCTTGCCCTACTCCCTTTTGATCAATCGTTTCTACGCCTGCCATAGTAGCGGCAACTTTTATGTTTTCCATTACCTTCTCCTTCCCTGAAAATTTGGTAGAACACTAAGCGTTAATGTTAGATATTGCCCTTAAACTATTGGTGACGCATAAGCGCCAATTTTACTGGTTTTGATACCGCAGCCTACTAACGCCTCAATCATACGCGTAGCAACGGTGACGCCGTCAATGACAGGGACGCCCGTCTCTTTTGTGAGCCACTCTGTTAGATCTGCCATACCAGCACAGCCCAAAACGACGGCTTCACAGTTATCTTCTTTTACAGCCTGCAAAATCTCATCGCGAACTTTTTCACGAGCGCCTGAGCCTTCTTCTTCTAACGCCAAAACAGGTATCTCAGCCGAGCGTACTTTTCGGCAGCGATGCGATAAGCCATAACCATGAATAAGATCTTCAATGACCGGTATGGAGCGCGGTAGAGTAGTGACTACGCTAAATGAAGTCGAAACCATACTTGCCGCTTTGACCGCCGCTTCACATATTCCAAGCACCGGCCCTGAGAACACTTCACGACAAGCACCGATACCTGGATCATCAAAACAGGCGACTACTATGCCATCGATTCCCTCAGCTTCAGCTTGTTGTACGCGCTTGAGTAGTCCAGGAACGGACATTGCCTCATCATAATGTCCTTGAATAGAAGCAGGAGCCTCTGTGCCAGAAGCACCGATAATTGTTGTGCCAGCGCTAGCACTTTGACGAGCACTTTCGACAATTTTATCCGTCATAGAAACGGTAGAATTAGGGTTCATTACTAAAATCTTCATAGGGACTCCCTGTTACTTGGCTTTTAGTTATTTATAAAAATTATTTGTTAACAAACATTGTTAACTATTTTTGTTAACAAAACAACTAAAAATTTTATTATTTGTTGTGCCAGTGCTATTAGCACACTATAATCTTGCCTATGAATAGATCTAAACCCAAAAAACCAACTCTTAAGCCAGAAGCCATACCTGAGCAAACTATCATCAGCTCAATTGTTGCGGCTGTATCAGAACAACGTCTGCCGGCTGGAACCAAACTTGGCGAGCAGATGCTAAGTGACTTGTTTAACTGTAACCGTGCTAATGTGAGACGTGCACTCTCAACGCTTGCTACTATGCATGTGGTACAACTACGACCCAATCGAGGCGCTTTTGTTTCCACTCCTACTCCTAAAGAAGCTGGAGATGTGTTTGATGCACGGCGTATGATTGAGTGTACCCTTGCTCGCAATGTCATTATTAATGCTAGTACGCAAGACCTTGAGAACATGCGTACTACTATTGCAGCAGAAGCCAAAGCAAAAGCAAAAGGCGACAAGCCTGCTGAGCTGCGTTTGTCACGCGAGTTTCATATGCAGCTAGCAACGATTGCTAGTAATGAAGTATTAGCCCATTTTTTGCATGAGCTTACCCTACGTACTACGCTAATCATTGGCTTATACAATGAAGACGGATCGTCTAACTGTGCAGAAGATGAGCACTTAGGTATCGTCCAAGCTATCGAAGCGCGAGATGAGGAGCGTCTTATTACTTTGATTGATGACCACTTAAGACATCTGGAGTCGGGACTGAACTTTGAGAGGACTGCTAAGCCGTTCTCAACTTTAGCAGAACAGTTGATCACTTCTTGACTATAACTTTGTCTCCTCTTAGTTAAAGCCTTATAAGTTATAGCTTTTAGCGTACTTATTAGCCGCTATTAGTAGAGCTTTATGCCCTCTGTTTTTAGTCACTTATTTGTCTTATAATAGGTGGCTTTACTCTTGCTCATCACTTCTATTAATTACTAAGCTACTGGTTATTGACAAACATCTCTTTAACTTCTGAGCGGCTGCCTGTTATTCTTCTACCCTATCACTACAGACAAAGACCTAGATTATGACCAAACCTATCGATTACAAAGATACTCTAAACCTAGCAGATACGTCTTTTGCTATGCGTGCTAATTTAGCCAAACGCGAGCCTGATTGGTTAGCGGCCTGGGAAGCTGACGATGTTTATGGCAAAATTCGTCAAGCGCGCGTTGGTGCGACTAAGTACATTTTGCATGATGGCCCTCCTTACGCTAACGGTCAGATTCACTTAGGTCATGCGGTCAATAAAGTCATCAAAGACATGATTGTCAAGTCCAAAACCTTGTCAGGATTTGATGCGCCTTATGTGCCCGGTTGGGATTGTCATGGTCTGCCTATTGAGCAAAAAGTTGAGGCCAAAGTCGGTAAAGTTGGGCAAAAAGTCTCGGCAACCGAGTTTCGCGGTCTCTGCCGCGAGTATGCAGCAACCCAGATTGAGCTACAAAAGACTGACTTTAAACGTTTAGGTATCTTTGGCGATTGGGACAACCCTTATCTAACCATGAACTTCGCGCAGGAAGCTAATATCGTGCGGGCGCTAGGTAAAATCTACCAAAACGGCCATGTGACCCGCGGCATGAAGCCGGTCAACTGGTGCTTGGACTGTACCTCGGCTCTGGCCGAAGCGGAAGTCGAGTATCAAGATAAAGTCTCTGATGCGATCTACGTCAGCTTTGATGTGCTGGATACCAAAAAGGTAGCGGCTTTAGCCAACATAGACGGTACTATCTCCGCGGTTATCTGGACGACGACGCCTTGGACGCTGCCTGCTAACCAAGCTATCTCCGTGCATCCTGAGCATGACTATTCGGTAGTAGCCACCTCAAAGGGCAATTTGTTATTAGCTCATGAGTTGGTCGAGACCGCTTTGTCTGAGCTGAAATTAGACAGCCATGGCATCTTAGCCACTGTATCGGGTAGTGAGCTTGAGGGCTTGCGCGCGCAGCATCCGCTGATTAGCGATCGTCAAGTGCCGCTCATTTTAGGCGATCACGTGACCGTTGAGAGTGGTACGGGTCTGGTGCACACCGCGCCCGGTCACGGTCTAGACGACTATAATGTCGGTCTAAAGTACAATCTGCCGGTAGAGAACCCCGTAGGCGGTAATGGCGTTTATTTAGACAGCGCCGCGGTATTTGCCGGTGAGCATATCTATAAGGCCAATCCACAGATCATCGCAGCTTTGCATGACAATGGTCACCTAGTTAACCATACCAAGATTGAGCACAGCTATCCGCATTGCTGGCGTCATAAGTCGCCGATCATTTTCCGTGCCACGCCGCAGTGGTTTATTAGCATGGAAAAAGAGGGGTTACGCGCGCGTGCGCTAGAGGATATTCCAACGGTACAGTGGACACCTGCTTGGGGTCAAAACCGTATTGAGTCGATGATGACGGGTCGTCCGGACTGGTGTATCTCCCGTCAGCGGACTTGGGGCGTACCGATTACCTTCTTTATGCATAAACAGACAGGCGAGCTGCATCCCAACACTCTTGAGCTGATGGAAACTGCCGCGCAAAATATTGCAAAAGGCGGTGTGGAAGCATGGTTTGATGCCAGCTGCGAGGATTATTTAGGGGATGAGGCCGCTGACTACGATAAGTCTACCGACACTCTAGATGTCTGGTTTGACTCAGGCACCACCCATTTTGCCGTACTTGAGCAGCGCGACGAGCTGACCAATCCTGCCGATATGTATTTAGAAGGCTCCGATCAGCATCGCGGTTGGTTTCAGACCTCCTTATTAACCTCTGAGGCGATGTATGAGCGCCCGCCATTTAAGCAAGTGTTGACGCATGGCTTTGTGGTCGATGAAAACGGCCGCAAAATGAGTAAGTCATTAGGCAACATCATTACTCCGCAAGAGGAGATCAACAAAACCGGCGCGGATATGCTGCGTTTATGGATCGCCTCTAGCGACTATCGCTATGAGATGAGCGCGGGCAAAACGGTGTTTAAAGGCGCGATCGATATGTATCGCCGTATCCGTAATACATTACGCTTTTTATTAGCCAATACTGATGATTTTAATCCGGTAACTGACAGCATCAATGTCAATGAGCTGGTCAGCCTTGATAAGTTCATCATTGAGCGCGCGCAAACCGTACAAGCGCAAATTATCGCTGCTTATGATGCGATGGACTTTCACCAAGTTACTCAGTATATCACCGCTTTTTGCTCGCAAGATTTGGGCGGCTTTTATCTAGATATCATCAAAGATCGTCAGTACACTACCCAAAAAGACGGTCAGCCGCGCCGCTCGGCGCAGACGGCGATTTACCATATCGCCCAAGCCATGATTCGCTGGATTACCCCTATCTTGTCGTTCACCGCCCAAGAAGCGTGGGAGGTGCTAAATAACAAAGATGACACTAGTGATAGCTATGTCTTTACTCAACAGTGGTATGAGTTCCCAGCTCTTGAGCTGAGCGCTATTAGTAGCGACGACTGGCACAATATTATGCGCGCCAAAGACGTGGTCAATAAGCACATCGAGATGGCACGTGAGAATAAAGTCCTCAATGCTAATCTAGCCGCTGATGCGACTCTTTATGCTGATGGCGCGATGTTCGACAGCTTAGCCAAACTAAGGGATGAGCTGCGTTTTGTCTTGATTACTAGTAATGCAACGCTGAAACCTATTAGCGAAGCACCAGCGACTAATCAAAAAGCTGACGAAGCGATTAACAGCGACCAAAGCGCAGAAGTAGCAGCGGATCTTAAAGTCAATATCGATGCGGCTGAAGGCACTAAATGCGTACGTTGTTGGCATATTCGCAATGATATCGGCACCGATAGCGAACATCCAGAGCTTTGCGCGCGCTGTGTGACTAACGTTGTAGGCTCAGGCGAGGTTCGCCATTATGCTTAATAAGCCGCTTAACGATTCGACAAAAACGTCTGACTCGCCTGAACCTGAGCAAGTGACTCCTAGCGTTGATCACTCGCCTAAGCCTGCTCATGTCACTACGGGTAATTCAATTACACCTAGAAGTCGTTTGGTGAAGACGCCAAAAGTAGTCGCTAATGGTCGCCGTGCCTATGCTTGGTATTTGCTCTCAATAGCTATCATTATTATCGATCAGTGGAGCAAATGGCTAGCAGAAACCAAGCTGACCTTTTTGGAGCCGATACCGGTTATTGAGCCCTTTTTGAATTGGACCTTGGCTTATAATTATGGCGCAGCTTTTAGCTTTCTGGCGGATGCGGGCGGTTGGCAAAAGTGGTTTTTCTCGGGTCTAGCGTTAGTAATCGCGCTGTTTTTGATAGTGTATTTGATCAAAGCGCCGCGCAATGCCAAGCTATTATCGCTAGGGTTAGCTATGGTGCTTGGCGGTGCTATCGGTAACTTAATTGATCGAGTCAGACTTGGCAAAGTGGTCGATTTCATCCACGTACACTATGCCGACGTTTGGCATTATCCGATTTTTAACATCGCTGATATTGCGATCTGTATCGGCGTGGCGATTATCGTTATCGATATGCTGTTTTTGGAAGGCAAGCGTAAGGCTTAACTTTTAGTATTTTGATTTGATTACATGAGAAAAGGGCTTCGCTATATTGTGAGCCCTTTTTTTGTTTGAGATTTGCTATAAGTTAAAAGTTTGAAGTTTATCCTACCTAAAAACCAACTCTATTCTCTACTTCTTAGGATATCTCTCCCGACTCGACAACCTTTTTACATACTCTTTAGCCTGCTCAGGTAAAGTAACACCGAGCATCTTTAGCCAATTAAACAGATGATGATAATAGATATCAGCCAGCGTAAAGCTATCGCCTGCGATATAGTCCTGATCATCTAGCCAACCCGTCGCTATCGGTAGCGCGTTTTGGATATTTTTTATACAATTCTCAGCGGTACCCTCAGGCCAGCTCTCGTAATTCTGTAGTACCTTTATCTTAGTTAATATCCATAGATAGCTCTCAATCTCGATAAGGCCAAAGGATAGCACCTGACGCAGCTTATAGTTCTTCTCGGCATAATTGTCATCATCATGGCGAGGTGTGAGGGGTCTATCAGGATGTAAGTCATTAAGATATTCAATAATCGCTAGTGATTCGGTGAAATTTTTACCCTTATGAGTAATCGCTGGAATTTTTCCAAATGGATTAATCGCTAGAAATTCAGGCCCTCGCTGCTCAAACTTATAAGCGTCCAGCTCTTTTACTTCATAATCCAGGCCAAGCTCTTGCAAGGCCCAAACTACGGTTTCAGCACGGCTAGGATGGGTATATTTATAGAGTGTAATCACTAGAATTTTCCTTTTCTTAGTTTAGTCAAAATTTAATCAATAACAACTTATTATACTCATACAATATACAAGTCATTGACTATAAATCACTTAAAATAAATAAAACTCAGTAGCGAATAGTCAAAAGGATTATGCCATGTCAAATAATCAAACCCAGCCCCTTTTTCAAAAGCAAATATCTTTATCTAGTAGCTCTAGTACTGATGCTAGTCATCAAACGGTTAGCTTATCAGTATTACAAGCCGATATCACAACCTTAGAAGTCGATGCTATTGTCAATGCCGCGAATTCACGCTTGCTTGGGGGCGGCGGGGTCGATGGCGCGATACATCGAGCGGCGGGGCGCGAATTATTAGCTTATTGTCGCACCTTAAACGGTTGTCAGACAGGCGAGGCAAAGATAAGTCCAGCATTTAATTTGCCTTGCGACTATATCATTCATACCGTAGGACCTGTTTGGCGGGGTGGCAATAGTCATGAAGAAGCGCTACTAGCAAGCTGTTATCAGAATTCATTAACTTTGGCCGTGCAGAATAAGATTACTAGCATTGCTTTTCCGGCAATTAGCACTGGGGTTTATGGTTATCCGTTAGACAAGGCAACTGAGGTAGCCGTTAAAACAGTGAAAAATTATGTATTGGATAAGCTAGACAAGTCAGCTAGCTTACCGATAAATGAGATCATATTTTGCTGTTTTTCGGCTAATGATGCGGCGGTTTACCAAAGGGTTTTGGAGACAGTTTAATGTAGTCGATAAACTATCACAGCCCAGCCAAAGACTCTAAACCACCACCTGTCATAATAAACAACAGTCCTGCCAAGTTAATGATTACTGTTAAATAATATGCCATACGAAAATCAGGCTTTTGTGATTTATGACGTAAGTAGGTTTGAGCGACCAGTGCGCCAACCCAGCCGCCAAGCGCGCTCATGATATGCAAAGTCATCTCAGGGGTGCGCCAGCCGCCACTTTGCGCGGCCGCTTTATCTTTGGCATAACTGAGATAAGTGATTATTGCTAATGCCGCGTACCAAACAACTACTAGCCAGCTTAAATCGCCCATCACTACCAGTAATATCAGTACCGCATAAAACCCTATGCCCAAAAATACACGTTTCTTTTGTGCCGCTGCAAAGTCCGCTTGCTGGTTTTTTTTTGCATTACGTTGACGGATTTGTAGGTTTTTCTCTGCCATTTGCTGCTGTACAAAGCCAAGCTCTTGCACTTGTTTGGCTTGCAGGCGACCTTGATTATCCTGCCCAATAGTAAAGACAACTTCATCACCATTGGCTGGTCGATGCGCCGCTTTAAACTCACTGATATGGAAAAATATCGACTCGCCATTTTCGGTTTCAATAAAACCAAAGCCTTTATCATCTTGCCAGTTAGTGATGTGGCCTTGCTGTCTTTTTGCCATGAATATCTACTTATCTTAAAAAACTATTGATTTAAGAAAACTATTATATCCTTTTAAAGGCTCCATAAAAAAAGCTAAGAGCAATCTCTTAGCTTTTTTATATTCTAATAAAATACTTATGATTTTATTGGTGCATTAGCTACACTTTTTCTGACCATATAGATTGGTTAGATTAGTACGGCGTTCTTTCGCAGCGTTGATGGCTTCTTCGGTATTAGAGTAAGTACCGATTAGTGCAGGCCAAAATAGTAGTGCAGCTGCAACATTTTTACCAGTAGCTTTACGTTCAGCACGTGCTTCTTTTTCAAATCTTTCAGCTTCTTCAATTTCGCTTAAAATCTGTTGGCAAGATAAGTTAACATCACTTACTTTTTTGGTTTGTACAACATGTGGGGTCGCACAACCTTGAAGTAATAATACTACCGCACCTAATACTAAAATAGCTTTTTTCATAAAGGTTCCAAAAATAAATTGAGTTGAATATTCGAATGACAAACTGATTTTTAACAATTCGATAACATTTATATATAATAAAGAAACTTAAGTCAACTTAAATTTACTTACCCTAGAAAAAATAATCTACACCTGTTTGTTTTCATTGATATTTTAAAAAATAATTTTTGAATGATTGAAGCTTATATTTCAATATGCTTTATCAAATAGAAAGTGACTTTTTATTTTTGATTAGAAGGGTAGCTAATAATTACATAACAAATTGTGATGTACATACTATGCTAAACTATTTCGATATAACAACCTTACTCACTAATGGCATTCAATTATGACTAAACAAACTACGACTGACTCTCAAAACTCGCCGCAATTTATTAACCCAAACGAAGACACGCGTATCAGCTACGGCAGCCTAGTAAAGCTTCACTTCGAAGTTTCGCTTGAAAACGGTACGGTGATTGACTCAACCTTTAGCCGCGATCAACCTGTCAGCTTAACTATTGGTGATGAAAGCTTACTGCCAGGCTTTGAGCAGGTACTGATGAATCTACGTGCTGGCGATACGCGTACTGCGCATCTAGAGCCTGAGCAAGCCTTTGGCGAGTGGAATCCTGATAACGTTCAGCACTTTAGCCGTCCGCAATTTGCTTTAGTGGCTGATAATCCTGAGATTGGCATGATGGTTGAGTTTGAGGACAAGGGTAAAAATACTTTACCGGGCACGATTAGCGCTATCGATGAGGATGAAATCGAAGTTGATTTTAATCATCCCTTAGCCGGACAAGATGTATTATTTAAAGTCAAAATCTTTAAAGTGACGCCGCCGGGAGTCACTGGTGTTCAGCTGAGTTAATAAGAAAAACAACTTCTTAAAACTGTATAAAAACAATAAGGATCAGTCCATGCAATACGAAGTCCTGCTGCAAATAAACGAGAGGGTCTCAAAAATCTGTCTAGGAACCATGACTTGGGGTCAGCAAAACGATGAGTCTGAAGCCCATGCGCAAATGGATATGGCGCTTAGCGAAGGGGTGAATTTTTGGGATACCGCTGAGATGTACCCCTCCCCGCCGGATAAGGATAAGCAAGGCGCTACTGAGCGCTATATAGGCAGTTGGTTTGCCAAAACTGGTCAGCGAAGCAAAGTTATCTTGGCTAGCAAAATGTCGCCTATGAGCTTTTTGCGCGGCGGTGAATCTCGCTTTAATGCCGAGCATATTAGCAGTGCTATCGATGGTAATCTTCAGCGCCTGCAAACCGATTATATCGATGTTTATCAGCTGCATTGGCCGGAGCGGCAAGCGAATTTCTTTGGTCAGCGCGGCTATGATAGTGAGATGGCAGCGCAGTCGCTTGAGGACTTAACACCGTTTTTAGAGACTATTCAAGCGCTAAATGATGAGATCAAAAAAGGGCGCATCCGGGCTTATGGGCTGTCGAACGATACTGCTTGGGGTCTCATGCGCTATCTGTGGGAAGCAGAAAAAAATGGTCTAATCGCACCTATTACGGTACAAAACCCTTATAGCTTATTAAATCGATTGTACGAGGTAGCAATGGCGGAGATTGCTCATCGTGAAAATGTTGGCCTGCTAGCCTACTCACCGCTTGGCTTTGGGGTGTTATCCGGTAAATACTTGGGTGGCAAAAAACCCGCTGGCGCGCGTCTAACCAAGTACGATCGTTTCGGACGCTATGTCAATGAGCAGGCCATCGCAGCTACTGAACAATATGCCAAAATCGCCAGCGACGCCGGCTTGGACATGGCACAGATGGCACTCGCTTTTGTCAATTCGCGCCCTTTTGTCACTAGTAATATCATCGGCGCGACCAGCCTTGAGCAGCTCAAATCTAATATCGATAGTGTGCACTTAACATTGAGCGAAGAGGTGCTCGCGGCAATAGAAGGGGTACATACTAAGCAGCCAAACCCTTCTCCTTAACGGTTTCACTAGTCAAAAAAAGGCGCAGATCCTAAGTATTTGCGCCTTTTTTGATGTAAAAATTATAACTTTAACTGTCTTTAGTCAGTACACGAGAATGCAGCTCGGCTAAGCCTTCTTGCATTCGCTGTTGTAATAAATTGGTTAACTGGCTTTTGGTATGGCCATTGGGATCTATCGGATCAAGTGGCAATACATAAGCGGTATCGTTTCTGCTATCGAGCACTTTTTTTAGACTCTCTTTCATAGTCAGCTTGCCATAATACGGCAGCTCTTTGCTCAATTGACCGTCCTTATTGACATAAGCCAATACCATCGGCTGAATAGGAACCCTAGCATCTATAGCAGCTTGCAGCAAGGTACCATGGATACGTTTGACTTTGGTGCCATCAGTGGTAGTCGCCTCAGGGAAAAATATCACCGAAAACCCTTCATTTAAAAAGCTAGCAATCTGCGCTGATACCGAGCCGACATCACCGGAACCACGCTCGATGAATACCGTACCTGCAGCATGAGCCAATTTACCAAATATAGGCCAATCGCCGATCTCCGCTTTTGATAAGAAAAAAGCAGGACTGACGCTGCCGACCACCGGAATATCCATCCAAGAGACATGATTGGACACCCAGAGCC encodes:
- the ileS gene encoding isoleucine--tRNA ligase, whose product is MTKPIDYKDTLNLADTSFAMRANLAKREPDWLAAWEADDVYGKIRQARVGATKYILHDGPPYANGQIHLGHAVNKVIKDMIVKSKTLSGFDAPYVPGWDCHGLPIEQKVEAKVGKVGQKVSATEFRGLCREYAATQIELQKTDFKRLGIFGDWDNPYLTMNFAQEANIVRALGKIYQNGHVTRGMKPVNWCLDCTSALAEAEVEYQDKVSDAIYVSFDVLDTKKVAALANIDGTISAVIWTTTPWTLPANQAISVHPEHDYSVVATSKGNLLLAHELVETALSELKLDSHGILATVSGSELEGLRAQHPLISDRQVPLILGDHVTVESGTGLVHTAPGHGLDDYNVGLKYNLPVENPVGGNGVYLDSAAVFAGEHIYKANPQIIAALHDNGHLVNHTKIEHSYPHCWRHKSPIIFRATPQWFISMEKEGLRARALEDIPTVQWTPAWGQNRIESMMTGRPDWCISRQRTWGVPITFFMHKQTGELHPNTLELMETAAQNIAKGGVEAWFDASCEDYLGDEAADYDKSTDTLDVWFDSGTTHFAVLEQRDELTNPADMYLEGSDQHRGWFQTSLLTSEAMYERPPFKQVLTHGFVVDENGRKMSKSLGNIITPQEEINKTGADMLRLWIASSDYRYEMSAGKTVFKGAIDMYRRIRNTLRFLLANTDDFNPVTDSINVNELVSLDKFIIERAQTVQAQIIAAYDAMDFHQVTQYITAFCSQDLGGFYLDIIKDRQYTTQKDGQPRRSAQTAIYHIAQAMIRWITPILSFTAQEAWEVLNNKDDTSDSYVFTQQWYEFPALELSAISSDDWHNIMRAKDVVNKHIEMARENKVLNANLAADATLYADGAMFDSLAKLRDELRFVLITSNATLKPISEAPATNQKADEAINSDQSAEVAADLKVNIDAAEGTKCVRCWHIRNDIGTDSEHPELCARCVTNVVGSGEVRHYA
- a CDS encoding NCS1 family transporter, whose amino-acid sequence is MENIKVAATMAGVETIDQKGVGQESLAPQTTRIMDPWSYLFAWLGGCVSIGTFTVGSGLVGTLNLLQVVVAITIGCTVIGAALMLNGRAGHKYGIPFMVQCRSSFGFSGNRIPALVRSVPAVVWFGFQSWIGAGALNLVSDALFGYNNLVVFFIGFQFLQIGLSVLGFHGIKWLENIGSIFIIGSLAYMFYSVINKYGDTISTNLVNVEGTWGTPFWGATMLFLGVYSTMMLNVSDYSRELKKEVGLFRQVAIYANSILPATLFMGLIGLMVTSATGEVDPIKVFSSAVDNKPLLIITMLFIAFAQVTTNILNNVVPPAYALMDIFKIKFKTAAVIVGLLAFCTFPWELVKDESAAGLNLFIQTYSAFLGPLFAILVVDYYILRKQTLDIDKLYDPNGPYKGVNMAAVIAMVVGIVVALIFTSVSWYASLIPAGAIYWILMKKMPAAQRFMS
- a CDS encoding aspartate/glutamate racemase family protein gives rise to the protein MKILVMNPNSTVSMTDKIVESARQSASAGTTIIGASGTEAPASIQGHYDEAMSVPGLLKRVQQAEAEGIDGIVVACFDDPGIGACREVFSGPVLGICEAAVKAASMVSTSFSVVTTLPRSIPVIEDLIHGYGLSHRCRKVRSAEIPVLALEEEGSGAREKVRDEILQAVKEDNCEAVVLGCAGMADLTEWLTKETGVPVIDGVTVATRMIEALVGCGIKTSKIGAYASPIV
- a CDS encoding GntR family transcriptional regulator, translating into MNRSKPKKPTLKPEAIPEQTIISSIVAAVSEQRLPAGTKLGEQMLSDLFNCNRANVRRALSTLATMHVVQLRPNRGAFVSTPTPKEAGDVFDARRMIECTLARNVIINASTQDLENMRTTIAAEAKAKAKGDKPAELRLSREFHMQLATIASNEVLAHFLHELTLRTTLIIGLYNEDGSSNCAEDEHLGIVQAIEARDEERLITLIDDHLRHLESGLNFERTAKPFSTLAEQLITS
- the ald gene encoding alanine dehydrogenase, which gives rise to MKIGIPKEIKNNENRVGLPPNAVTVLVEDGHKVYVECDAGMGSQFTDEDYEEAGATIVNSADKAWDAELVIKVKEPQQQEYKYLTEDLMLFTYLHLANEPDLAKVLVDNKVTAIGYETVQLADKSLPLLTPMSEIAGRMSTQIGAQFLQKFYGGKGILLGGVPGVQKGRVTIIGGGVSGTEAAKIAIGLRADVTILDLDPKRLKELSEMFGNNVQTLISNKVNIANSVEASDLVIGAVLIPGAATPKLVTEEMIEAMDDGGVIIDIAIDQGGVFETTDRITTHDDPTYIKHGIVHYAVANIPGAVPRTATMALSNVTLPYIQKLAKKGIKQACHEDTALAKGVNTTQGYITYEAVAEALDYEYKALDSLLGD
- the lspA gene encoding signal peptidase II is translated as MLNKPLNDSTKTSDSPEPEQVTPSVDHSPKPAHVTTGNSITPRSRLVKTPKVVANGRRAYAWYLLSIAIIIIDQWSKWLAETKLTFLEPIPVIEPFLNWTLAYNYGAAFSFLADAGGWQKWFFSGLALVIALFLIVYLIKAPRNAKLLSLGLAMVLGGAIGNLIDRVRLGKVVDFIHVHYADVWHYPIFNIADIAICIGVAIIVIDMLFLEGKRKA